In Rhizobium sp. N324, a single genomic region encodes these proteins:
- the cysD gene encoding sulfate adenylyltransferase subunit CysD, whose amino-acid sequence MPDSRPDTELSNPQSAKAPLDPHLKALENESIHIFREVAAEFERPVMLYSIGKDSSVLLHLARKAFYPGRVPFPLLHVNTGWKFREMIAFRDETARKYDLDLIEHINPRGAAENITPFTHGSAAFTDIMKTEGLRQALDAGQFDAAFGGARRDEEASRAKERIYSFRTPDHRWDPRNQRPELWNVYNGMIRKGESVRAFPLSNWTEVDIWRYIQAEDIPLVPLYYAKKRPFVERDGMMILAEDPRLELLPGEVRQEGMIRFRTLGDFPLTGAIRSQATTLEEVIAELEIATVSERQGRAIDRDQSGSMEKKKREGYF is encoded by the coding sequence ATGCCCGATAGCCGTCCGGATACGGAACTCAGCAACCCGCAGAGCGCCAAGGCGCCGCTCGACCCGCATCTGAAGGCGCTGGAAAACGAATCCATCCATATCTTCCGCGAGGTTGCGGCCGAATTCGAGCGTCCGGTCATGCTCTATTCGATCGGCAAGGATTCCTCGGTGCTGCTGCACCTGGCGCGCAAGGCCTTCTATCCCGGCCGCGTGCCCTTCCCGCTGCTGCATGTGAACACCGGCTGGAAGTTCCGCGAGATGATCGCCTTCCGCGACGAGACCGCCAGGAAGTACGATCTCGACCTGATCGAGCACATCAATCCGCGCGGTGCGGCCGAAAACATCACCCCCTTCACCCATGGTTCGGCCGCCTTCACCGACATCATGAAGACCGAGGGTCTGCGCCAGGCACTCGATGCCGGCCAGTTCGACGCCGCTTTCGGCGGCGCGCGGCGCGACGAGGAGGCCAGCCGCGCCAAGGAGCGCATCTATTCCTTCCGCACGCCCGACCATCGCTGGGACCCGCGCAACCAGCGGCCGGAACTGTGGAACGTCTATAACGGCATGATCCGCAAGGGTGAGAGCGTGCGCGCCTTCCCGCTGTCGAACTGGACCGAGGTGGATATCTGGCGTTACATCCAGGCCGAAGACATTCCGCTGGTGCCGCTCTATTACGCCAAGAAGCGGCCCTTCGTGGAGCGCGACGGCATGATGATCCTGGCCGAGGATCCGCGCCTGGAACTGCTGCCCGGCGAAGTCCGCCAGGAAGGCATGATCCGCTTCCGCACCCTCGGCGACTTCCCGCTGACCGGCGCCATCCGCTCCCAGGCGACCACGCTGGAAGAGGTGATTGCCGAACTCGAAATCGCAACGGTGTCCGAACGCCAGGGCCGCGCCATCGACCGCGACCAGTCCGGCTCCATGGAAAAGAAGAAGCGTGAAGGATATTTCTGA
- a CDS encoding phosphoadenylyl-sulfate reductase, whose translation MTVINRIAEKGPIAEAGALNDKLAGLDLAGRLSLVSGLGGRVVFTTSLGIEDQVITAEIGTHRLPIDVATLQTGRLFAETLSLIEETESQYDIHIQRYEPEKADLDAYAAKYGLNGFYESVEARHACCGVRKLKPLARALEGATIWITGLRRGQSANRAETPFAEYDAERHLLKVNPLADWDLEAIKAFVSDNGVPVNPLHARGYPSIGCEPCTRAIKPGEPERAGRWWWEQDETRECGLHVAEEAAVIAAQ comes from the coding sequence ATGACTGTTATCAATAGGATTGCAGAAAAAGGGCCGATTGCGGAAGCCGGGGCGCTGAACGACAAGCTGGCGGGTCTCGACCTGGCCGGGCGTCTGTCGCTGGTCTCCGGCCTTGGCGGCCGCGTGGTGTTCACCACCTCGCTCGGCATCGAGGACCAGGTGATCACCGCCGAAATCGGCACGCACCGCCTGCCGATCGACGTCGCGACGCTGCAGACCGGCCGGCTGTTTGCCGAGACGCTGTCGCTGATCGAAGAGACGGAAAGCCAGTACGACATCCATATCCAGCGCTACGAGCCCGAGAAGGCCGATCTCGACGCCTATGCAGCGAAATACGGCCTCAACGGCTTCTACGAGAGCGTCGAAGCACGGCATGCCTGTTGCGGCGTGCGCAAGCTGAAGCCGCTTGCGCGCGCACTCGAAGGGGCGACGATCTGGATCACCGGCCTGCGCCGCGGCCAGTCGGCCAACCGTGCCGAGACGCCCTTTGCCGAGTATGACGCAGAACGGCACCTCTTGAAGGTCAATCCGCTCGCCGATTGGGACCTGGAGGCGATCAAGGCCTTCGTGTCCGACAACGGCGTGCCGGTCAATCCGCTGCATGCCCGCGGCTATCCCTCGATCGGCTGCGAGCCCTGCACGCGGGCGATCAAGCCCGGCGAGCCGGAACGCGCCGGCCGCTGGTGGTGGGAGCAGGACGAGACGCGCGAATGCGGCCTGCATGTCGCCGAAGAGGCCGCGGTGATCGCCGCACAATAA
- a CDS encoding RrF2 family transcriptional regulator: MITQKAKYALRALTVLADADADEPVMISDIAAQQKIPKKFLEQILLDLKHHGIVVSRRGKQGGYLLLKPAHTITFGEILRIIDGPIAPLPCLSITAYRRCDDCDGEQNCQIRHVFAKVADATRKVLFSTTIADAVGPRHGAEVTRLLA; the protein is encoded by the coding sequence ATGATTACGCAAAAGGCGAAATATGCGCTGCGGGCGCTGACGGTTCTGGCGGATGCCGACGCCGACGAACCGGTGATGATTTCCGACATCGCCGCCCAGCAGAAGATCCCGAAGAAGTTCCTCGAACAGATCCTGCTCGACCTGAAGCATCACGGCATCGTCGTCAGCCGCCGCGGCAAGCAGGGAGGCTATCTCCTGCTGAAGCCCGCCCACACCATCACCTTCGGCGAGATCCTGCGCATCATCGACGGCCCGATCGCGCCGTTGCCGTGCCTGTCGATCACCGCCTACCGCCGGTGCGACGATTGCGACGGCGAACAGAACTGCCAGATCCGCCACGTCTTCGCCAAGGTCGCCGATGCCACCCGCAAGGTGCTGTTCTCGACGACCATCGCCGACGCCGTCGGCCCAAGACATGGCGCCGAAGTCACCAGGCTGCTCGCCTGA
- a CDS encoding chloride channel protein: protein MPVLYRKSRLLRRSRVLWGSLALWRPRLIFWFGAFAIGIISVGFARLADLAQRAFAGLTTSGEWGFLLPLVITPLGFMLSAYLAARFFPNAQGSGIPQAIAARHLRDPEDRTRLLSLRLVFGKIVLTVLGLLSGASIGREGPTVQVGASIMLAVARFGGMAQARGLILAGSAAGIAAAFNTPLAGIVFAIEEMSRTYESRANGLVLTAVILSGLAALGLAGSYNYFGSTSVAPASPRDWGLVLVCGIGGGALGAAFSGLALHAGQHIRRFAQPQPLRRMVLLAAVCGLAVAIIGLLSGGTTFGTGYDQAKGAVEGTPLPLVFFLEKLVAGFLSMISGIPGGIFAPSLAVGAGFGSTVGQLMGSGIALAAILGMAGYFSGVVQAPMTAFVIILEMTGDHQAVIPIMAVSMIGYITSRLLSREPLYHGLSRVFIAAAIRARRAEAG from the coding sequence ATGCCAGTGTTGTATCGCAAATCCCGACTTCTACGCCGCTCCCGTGTTCTCTGGGGTTCCCTCGCACTCTGGCGCCCACGGCTGATCTTCTGGTTCGGCGCCTTTGCGATCGGCATCATCAGCGTCGGCTTTGCCAGGCTTGCCGATCTCGCCCAGCGCGCCTTTGCCGGCCTGACCACATCGGGCGAATGGGGCTTCCTGCTGCCGCTCGTCATCACGCCGCTCGGCTTCATGCTGTCGGCCTATCTCGCCGCGCGGTTTTTCCCGAACGCGCAGGGCAGCGGCATTCCCCAGGCGATCGCCGCCCGGCATCTGCGCGACCCGGAAGACCGCACCCGCCTGCTGTCGCTGCGGCTCGTCTTCGGCAAGATCGTGCTGACGGTGCTCGGCCTCCTCAGCGGCGCATCGATCGGCCGCGAAGGGCCGACGGTGCAGGTGGGCGCATCGATCATGCTGGCGGTTGCCCGCTTCGGCGGCATGGCGCAAGCCCGCGGCCTGATCCTTGCCGGTTCGGCGGCCGGCATCGCCGCCGCCTTCAACACGCCGCTCGCCGGCATCGTCTTTGCCATCGAGGAGATGAGCCGGACCTATGAATCGCGTGCCAACGGCCTCGTGCTGACCGCCGTCATCCTGTCGGGCCTTGCCGCGCTCGGGCTTGCCGGCAGCTATAATTATTTCGGCTCGACATCGGTTGCGCCGGCATCGCCGCGCGACTGGGGACTGGTGCTCGTCTGCGGCATCGGCGGCGGCGCCCTTGGCGCTGCATTCAGCGGCCTTGCGCTCCATGCCGGCCAGCATATCCGCCGTTTCGCGCAGCCGCAGCCGCTGCGGCGGATGGTGCTGCTGGCGGCCGTCTGCGGCCTTGCCGTCGCCATCATCGGCCTGCTCTCGGGCGGCACCACCTTCGGCACCGGTTACGACCAGGCGAAAGGGGCCGTCGAGGGCACCCCCCTTCCCCTCGTCTTCTTCCTGGAAAAGCTGGTTGCCGGCTTCCTGTCGATGATTTCAGGCATTCCGGGCGGCATCTTCGCGCCTTCGCTTGCCGTCGGCGCCGGCTTCGGCAGCACCGTCGGCCAGTTGATGGGCAGCGGCATTGCGCTCGCGGCGATCCTCGGCATGGCCGGCTATTTCTCCGGCGTGGTGCAGGCGCCGATGACGGCCTTCGTCATCATTCTGGAAATGACCGGCGATCACCAAGCCGTCATCCCGATCATGGCGGTGTCGATGATCGGTTACATCACCTCGCGGCTCCTGTCGCGCGAGCCGCTGTATCACGGCCTCTCGCGCGTCTTCATCGCCGCGGCGATCAGAGCCCGGCGGGCCGAAGCGGGATGA
- a CDS encoding DUF6152 family protein codes for MFALSTKHVLAAVGLSAALATSAAAHHGWSWAEADQIELRGTIEKISMGGPHPTLDVATTDDGLWRVELGNPRQTERSGFVEGVAKPGDQVIALGNRSQDPQEKRMKAVRITIGEKRYDIYPDRIKTN; via the coding sequence ATGTTTGCACTTTCGACAAAGCATGTGCTGGCTGCCGTCGGTCTGTCGGCCGCCCTGGCGACGAGCGCTGCCGCCCATCACGGCTGGTCGTGGGCGGAGGCCGATCAGATCGAGCTTCGCGGCACCATCGAGAAGATTTCCATGGGCGGGCCGCATCCGACCCTCGATGTCGCCACCACCGATGACGGCCTCTGGCGTGTCGAACTCGGCAATCCGCGCCAGACGGAGCGCTCCGGCTTCGTCGAGGGCGTCGCCAAACCAGGCGATCAGGTGATCGCCCTCGGAAACCGTTCGCAGGATCCGCAGGAGAAGCGGATGAAGGCGGTGCGCATCACCATCGGCGAGAAGCGCTACGATATCTATCCCGACCGCATCAAGACGAACTGA
- a CDS encoding DUF6644 family protein — protein MIAVLEWLSATAPAVALRRSATLYMFVNTAHILAIGLLVGAILPLDLRLAGFFRKVPVEIVAPFLSRSAGIGLAAAILTGVCLFSVRAAEYAANPAFLAKLCLIAFGLLNVLAVHAGHAWRTATTVGILRPAIRVSAALSATIWIATLVAGRWIGFL, from the coding sequence GTGATCGCCGTCCTCGAATGGCTGTCAGCCACCGCACCCGCGGTCGCGCTCCGGCGCTCCGCAACACTCTACATGTTCGTCAATACAGCCCATATCCTGGCGATCGGCCTGCTCGTCGGCGCCATCCTGCCGCTTGATCTCAGGCTTGCCGGCTTTTTCCGCAAGGTGCCGGTGGAGATCGTCGCGCCGTTTCTGTCGCGTTCGGCGGGCATCGGCCTTGCCGCGGCCATTCTCACCGGCGTCTGTCTCTTCAGCGTCCGGGCTGCCGAATATGCCGCCAATCCGGCGTTCCTTGCCAAGCTTTGCCTGATTGCCTTCGGATTGCTCAATGTACTGGCGGTGCACGCCGGACATGCCTGGCGAACGGCAACCACGGTCGGCATTCTGCGCCCGGCGATAAGAGTTTCGGCGGCTCTGTCGGCGACGATATGGATCGCTACCCTTGTGGCGGGTCGCTGGATCGGGTTTCTCTGA